Proteins from a single region of bacterium:
- the miaA gene encoding tRNA (adenosine(37)-N6)-dimethylallyltransferase MiaA, which produces MTILNLAIIIAGPTAIGKTAVGIEVSKRLGGEIISADARQVYEEMPIGTCAPIDPEIKHHLVGYISPNKTCTAFNWAKLAVERLNQIQKGGGVPVIIGGTGLYIKALTEGIFEAPKPDVSIRLDLEARLNNGENLFSLLTKLDSESASKIHPNNHRRVIRALEVYYSTGKSLSDNFEQTYSPASNWRFLKFFLNMNREQLYHQINKRVGMLLDGGWIDETRELMQSGFDEKSPGMSAIGYREIMSHLRGDISYDELKADIAKKTRNYAKRQITWFSNRAGFLKIDLSRIADVDCIDRITEEYHKIL; this is translated from the coding sequence TTGACTATATTAAATCTCGCAATTATTATTGCCGGTCCTACTGCTATTGGCAAAACGGCTGTAGGTATTGAAGTCTCAAAAAGATTAGGTGGGGAGATTATCTCCGCCGATGCGCGGCAAGTCTATGAAGAAATGCCTATTGGAACCTGCGCCCCTATTGATCCTGAAATAAAGCACCACCTTGTTGGATATATATCACCAAATAAGACCTGCACAGCATTTAATTGGGCTAAACTCGCCGTCGAACGCCTTAATCAAATCCAAAAAGGCGGGGGAGTGCCGGTAATAATAGGTGGAACAGGATTATATATAAAAGCGTTAACCGAAGGCATATTCGAAGCACCTAAGCCAGATGTTTCTATAAGATTGGATCTAGAAGCGAGGTTAAACAATGGGGAGAATCTTTTCTCTCTTCTCACAAAGCTCGATTCAGAATCAGCTTCGAAAATACATCCGAATAATCATAGACGAGTAATCCGAGCCCTCGAAGTGTATTATTCGACTGGCAAGTCGCTTAGCGATAATTTTGAGCAAACCTATTCCCCCGCATCTAATTGGCGGTTCTTGAAGTTCTTTCTTAATATGAATCGCGAGCAATTGTATCATCAAATAAATAAGAGGGTAGGGATGCTACTCGATGGGGGTTGGATAGATGAGACACGCGAGCTTATGCAATCGGGCTTCGATGAGAAAAGTCCCGGTATGAGCGCGATAGGATATCGCGAGATTATGAGCCATCTTCGAGGCGATATTTCTTATGACGAATTAAAGGCGGATATAGCGAAAAAGACTCGTAATTATGCAAAGCGTCAAATTACGTGGTTTTCGAACAGGGCGGGATTCTTGAAAATCGATCTTTCGAGAATTGCTGATGTTGATTGTATTGATAGAATAACTGAAGAATACCATAAGATTTTATGA